Proteins found in one Drosophila innubila isolate TH190305 chromosome X, UK_Dinn_1.0, whole genome shotgun sequence genomic segment:
- the LOC117793696 gene encoding RNA-binding protein with serine-rich domain 1, which yields MPRTPTGKARSNGETSSKKEKVEKKDKPSKSSKTSVPPPKKKMKCSSPPSSASSDSDTDSTNSGSSVSSSSSSSSSSDSESETEKKKKKRERRYSLRKKSTKKSSKSTPKRSYSRKASGVPSATSTPTLASSSAPISVPMPMPIPLPVPAPLPTPVPAPVPEPGVPSFAIWSPVPIQKHQSRCVNHRRTPEARNRIISTAKSPSCKHKKELVGRAKDKDKDRDQLSSGVKAKGQSPPARTGGKQTEKDKENYQRQVIKVKDKECPRIKDKDRRSPTRQSGVSSSKAPTKNERERAGSRAPHREKRLLSHSRERERDRRSVRRSIERHSNRDRRSSSRRSRPRRSRSQTSRTPSPWRLSSHRLKTVRLHIKGLTRQVTKTHIVEIFGSFGPLTNVDFPVNHYHQGNNYSRTGRGFAFVEFANPKDCETALRSMDGGKIDGHRIIVSPFQANMLRLPMRRRNPSPLIVRNHDRNY from the coding sequence ATGCCTAGAACACCTACCGGTAAAGCAAGGAGCAACGGCGAGACGTCGTCCAAGAAGGAGAAAGTGGAGAAGAAGGACAAGCCGTCAAAGTCATCCAAGACGTCTGTACCACCACCGAAGAAAAAGATGAAGTGCTCCTCGCCGCCCAGCTCGGCCAGCAGCGATAGCGACACCGATTCCACCAACAGCGGCTCGAGCGTCTCCTCAAGCAgctcatcatcgtcgtcaaGCGATTCGGAGAGtgaaactgaaaaaaagaagaagaaacgtGAACGTCGCTATTCACTCcggaaaaaatcaacaaagaaATCATCAAAGTCAACACCGAAGCGCAGTTATTCGCGTAAAGCATCTGGAGTACCATCAGCCACGTCCACACCCACTCTGGCTTCGTCATCGGCTCCCATTTCGGTTCccatgccaatgccaataccGTTACCAGTACCAGCTCCCCTGCCAACTCCGGTACCCGCTCCCGTGCCAGAGCCTGGAGTTCCTTCATTTGCAATTTGGTCGCCAGTTCCCATCCAGAAGCATCAGAGTCGCTGTGTTAATCATCGACGTACTCCTGAAGCCAGAAATAGAATCATTTCTACCGCCAAGTCGCCAAGTTGCAAACACAAGAAGGAACTGGTTGGTAGAGCcaaggacaaggacaaggaTAGAGATCAGCTATCATCGGGAGTCAAGGCCAAAGGGCAAAGCCCACCAGCTCGTACCGGTGGCAAACAAACGGAGAAAGATAAGGAGAATTATCAGCGTCAAGTTATCAAGGTTAAGGATAAGGAATGCCCGAGGATCAAGGACAAAGACAGGCGCTCACCAACTCGTCAATCGGGAGTTTCCAGCAGCAAGGCACCTACCAAAAATGAGAGGGAACGTGCAGGTTCACGGGCTCCACACCGGGAGAAGCGGCTTTTATCGCATTCACGGGAAAGGGAACGGGATCGACGCTCCGTAAGGCGTTCAATAGAGAGGCATAGTAACAGAGACCGACGCTCATCATCAAGAAGATCCCGGCCGAGGCGCTCCAGGTCACAAACGTCGCGCACTCCAAGTCCATGGCGCTTAAGTTCGCACCGTTTGAAGACGGTACGCCTGCATATCAAGGGTCTGACCCGTCAGGTGACCAAGACGCACATTGTCGAGATCTTTGGCAGCTTTGGGCCCTTGACCAACGTTGATTTTCCCGTCAATCATTATCATCAGGGAAATAACTATTCTCGAACCGGGCGTGGTTTCGCATTTGTCGAGTTTGCAAATCCCAAGGACTGCGAGACTGCCCTCAGGAGCATGGACGGTGGCAAGATCGATGGCCATCGGATCATCGTATCGCCCTTTCAAGCTAACATGCTCCGTTTGCCCATGCGCAGGCGCAATCCCTCACCTCTAATCGTACGCAATCACGATAGAAACTACTGA